The following proteins are encoded in a genomic region of Corticium candelabrum chromosome 11, ooCorCand1.1, whole genome shotgun sequence:
- the LOC134186468 gene encoding actin-related protein 5-like isoform X3: MGEPLYTFKDEFPDPDLISSDYEQFEDTKVPIVIDNGSFHCRAGWASESSPRLIFRNLSAKSKGKRDLELSSVGNNIGNLETVRWALRTQFDRNVVTHFEAQELVFDYIFSHLGIYTSGHVDHPIVITEPVCNPNYCRNLMSELLFECYHVPSVAYGIDGLFSLYYNQSQSRNALVINSGFQSTHILPVLNGKLYASQAKRINVGGNHVISFMQRLLQLKHPAHLQAVTLSRAQELVHDFTYMAVDFMAELNEWKGGAVPDGKLIKIQLPYTELPLMDPEELAQKEEREQERRQTQAQRLREMTSRKRLEKLSELEQQLEYWMSVQAMEDENLDEFYVVLGQLEFESSKDLQSAIDRHRASIEKIQMAIAASEARYEQENEEPTTKRLKDDTSDEPGPVSEQWLKSIRARRQSLIESRQQRQQRRQQLANRRSHASKERMRLIAELAHDDQSIFEHQHVTNQGTIIISNTMKTLERSGLAREQRCQCASVCLCLCVFLSQCFVVFVLDCTTGMLIGVLATYKCALGQDEQTNCLSVHLSV; the protein is encoded by the exons ATGGGCGAGCCGTTGTACACCTTCAAAGACGAATTTCCAGATCCCGATCTAATCTCCAGTGATTACGAGCAGTTTGAAGACACGAAAGTACCCATAGTTATCGACAATG GTTCTTTCCACTGTCGTGCTGGTTGGGCATCAGAGTCCAGCCCGAGATTAATTTTTAGGAATCTCTCTGCAAAGTCTAAAGGGAAGAGG GATTTGGAGTTGTCTTCAGTTGGAAATAATATTGGAAATTTGGAAACTGTTCGCTGGGCACTTAGAACTCAGTTTGATCGTAATGTGGTGACACACTTTGAAGCGCAG GAGCTGGTGTTTGACTACATATTTTCTCATTTGGGAATCTACACATCTGGTCATGTTGACCATCCAATTGTCATAACTGAACCAGTCTGCAACCCAAATTACTGCAGGAATT TGATGTCTGAATTGCTGTTTGAATGTTATCATGTACCAAGTGTGGCTTATGGAATTGATGGTCTGTTTAGTCTCTACTATAATCAGTCGCAGTCAA GaaatgcattagtaattaattcAGGATTTCAATCCACTCACATTTTACCTGTGCTGAATGGAAAACTCTATGCAAGTCAGGCAAAACG GATTAATGTGGGTGGAAATCATGTTATCAGCTTTATGCAACGGTTATTGCAGCTAAAGCACCCAGCTCATTTGCAGGCTGTGACTCTTAGCAGAGCCCAAGAGCTAGTCCATGACTTCACATACATGGCTGTTGATTTTATGGCTGAGCTGAATGAATGGAAAGGTGGAGCTGTGCCAGATGGCAAGCTTATCAAGATTCAATTGCCTTATACTGAA CTTCCATTAATGGATCCTGAAGAATTGGCacagaaagaagagagagagcAAGAGCGACGTCAGACACAAGCACAAAGACTCCGAGAAATGACATCTAGGAAACGATTAGAAAAA CTGAGTGAGCTAGAACAGCAGTTGGAGTATTGGATGTCTGTCCAGGCAATGGAGGACGAGAACCTTGATGAGTTTTAT GTTGTACTTGGTCAACTTGAGTTTGAATCTTCAAAA GACTTGCAGAGCGCAATAGATCGGCACAGAGCATCTATTGAAAAGATACAGATGGCAATTGCAGCCAGCGAAGCTCGATATGAGCAAGAG AATGAAGAACCAACGACAAAAAGATTGAAAGACGATACTTCAGATGAG CCAGGTCCTGTAAGTGAGCAATGGCTAAAGAGCATTCGTGCAAGAAGACAA AGTTTGATAGAATCAAGACAACAACGCCAGCAGAGGAGACAGCAGCTGGCTAATCGAAGAAGTCATGCTTCAAAGGAGAGGATGAGACTAATAGCAGAGCTCGCACATGATGATCAAA GTATATTTGAACATCAACATGTTACCAATCAGGGTACAATCATAATATCCAATACAATGAAAACCCTGGAAAGAAGTGGTCTTGCTAGGGAGCAGCGGTGTCAGTGTGCTTcagtatgtctctgtctgtgtgtctttctgtcacaGTGTTTTGTGGTATTTGTTTTAGACTGCACAACAGGTATGCTTATTGGTGTACTTGCAACATACAAGTGTGCCCTGGGGcaagatgaacaaacaaactgtctatctgtccatctatctgtctga
- the LOC134186468 gene encoding actin-related protein 5-like isoform X2, translated as MGEPLYTFKDEFPDPDLISSDYEQFEDTKVPIVIDNGSFHCRAGWASESSPRLIFRNLSAKSKGKRDLELSSVGNNIGNLETVRWALRTQFDRNVVTHFEAQELVFDYIFSHLGIYTSGHVDHPIVITEPVCNPNYCRNLMSELLFECYHVPSVAYGIDGLFSLYYNQSQSRNALVINSGFQSTHILPVLNGKLYASQAKRINVGGNHVISFMQRLLQLKHPAHLQAVTLSRAQELVHDFTYMAVDFMAELNEWKGGAVPDGKLIKIQLPYTELPLMDPEELAQKEEREQERRQTQAQRLREMTSRKRLEKLSELEQQLEYWMSVQAMEDENLDEFYVVLGQLEFESSKDLQSAIDRHRASIEKIQMAIAASEARYEQENEEPTTKRLKDDTSDEPGPVSEQWLKSIRARRQSLIESRQQRQQRRQQLANRRSHASKERMRLIAELAHDDQSIFEHQHVTNQGTIIISNTMKTLERSGLAREQRCQCASTAQQVCLLVYLQHTSVPWGKMNKQTVYLSIYLSELMNSVIWTNMVVTLRIAYCISEVEDQ; from the exons ATGGGCGAGCCGTTGTACACCTTCAAAGACGAATTTCCAGATCCCGATCTAATCTCCAGTGATTACGAGCAGTTTGAAGACACGAAAGTACCCATAGTTATCGACAATG GTTCTTTCCACTGTCGTGCTGGTTGGGCATCAGAGTCCAGCCCGAGATTAATTTTTAGGAATCTCTCTGCAAAGTCTAAAGGGAAGAGG GATTTGGAGTTGTCTTCAGTTGGAAATAATATTGGAAATTTGGAAACTGTTCGCTGGGCACTTAGAACTCAGTTTGATCGTAATGTGGTGACACACTTTGAAGCGCAG GAGCTGGTGTTTGACTACATATTTTCTCATTTGGGAATCTACACATCTGGTCATGTTGACCATCCAATTGTCATAACTGAACCAGTCTGCAACCCAAATTACTGCAGGAATT TGATGTCTGAATTGCTGTTTGAATGTTATCATGTACCAAGTGTGGCTTATGGAATTGATGGTCTGTTTAGTCTCTACTATAATCAGTCGCAGTCAA GaaatgcattagtaattaattcAGGATTTCAATCCACTCACATTTTACCTGTGCTGAATGGAAAACTCTATGCAAGTCAGGCAAAACG GATTAATGTGGGTGGAAATCATGTTATCAGCTTTATGCAACGGTTATTGCAGCTAAAGCACCCAGCTCATTTGCAGGCTGTGACTCTTAGCAGAGCCCAAGAGCTAGTCCATGACTTCACATACATGGCTGTTGATTTTATGGCTGAGCTGAATGAATGGAAAGGTGGAGCTGTGCCAGATGGCAAGCTTATCAAGATTCAATTGCCTTATACTGAA CTTCCATTAATGGATCCTGAAGAATTGGCacagaaagaagagagagagcAAGAGCGACGTCAGACACAAGCACAAAGACTCCGAGAAATGACATCTAGGAAACGATTAGAAAAA CTGAGTGAGCTAGAACAGCAGTTGGAGTATTGGATGTCTGTCCAGGCAATGGAGGACGAGAACCTTGATGAGTTTTAT GTTGTACTTGGTCAACTTGAGTTTGAATCTTCAAAA GACTTGCAGAGCGCAATAGATCGGCACAGAGCATCTATTGAAAAGATACAGATGGCAATTGCAGCCAGCGAAGCTCGATATGAGCAAGAG AATGAAGAACCAACGACAAAAAGATTGAAAGACGATACTTCAGATGAG CCAGGTCCTGTAAGTGAGCAATGGCTAAAGAGCATTCGTGCAAGAAGACAA AGTTTGATAGAATCAAGACAACAACGCCAGCAGAGGAGACAGCAGCTGGCTAATCGAAGAAGTCATGCTTCAAAGGAGAGGATGAGACTAATAGCAGAGCTCGCACATGATGATCAAA GTATATTTGAACATCAACATGTTACCAATCAGGGTACAATCATAATATCCAATACAATGAAAACCCTGGAAAGAAGTGGTCTTGCTAGGGAGCAGCGGTGTCAGTGTGCTTca ACTGCACAACAGGTATGCTTATTGGTGTACTTGCAACATACAAGTGTGCCCTGGGGcaagatgaacaaacaaactgtctatctgtccatctatctgtctgaacTGATGAACAGTGTAATATGGACTAATATGGTTGTTACTTTGAGAATTGCCTATTGTATCTCTGAAGTTGAGGATCAGTAA
- the LOC134186468 gene encoding actin-related protein 5-like isoform X1, which produces MGEPLYTFKDEFPDPDLISSDYEQFEDTKVPIVIDNGSFHCRAGWASESSPRLIFRNLSAKSKGKRDLELSSVGNNIGNLETVRWALRTQFDRNVVTHFEAQELVFDYIFSHLGIYTSGHVDHPIVITEPVCNPNYCRNLMSELLFECYHVPSVAYGIDGLFSLYYNQSQSRNALVINSGFQSTHILPVLNGKLYASQAKRINVGGNHVISFMQRLLQLKHPAHLQAVTLSRAQELVHDFTYMAVDFMAELNEWKGGAVPDGKLIKIQLPYTELPLMDPEELAQKEEREQERRQTQAQRLREMTSRKRLEKLSELEQQLEYWMSVQAMEDENLDEFYVVLGQLEFESSKDLQSAIDRHRASIEKIQMAIAASEARYEQENEEPTTKRLKDDTSDEPGPVSEQWLKSIRARRQSLIESRQQRQQRRQQLANRRSHASKERMRLIAELAHDDQTIGAVSGRGKERQRHDTFGQNDDDWHVYRTINKEADDSDDEKEESELQQLEQLLRQHDTQFTTVEPELTHRPSIDTAGFYQLHLGIERFRTPEVVYQPSLIGIDQSGITETTQFVLKHFTSEEQQLLVENVFVTGGNSMALNFKERLETELLAIRPFLSKFKVTLSKDPVLDAWLGASRWARNAENFVAAFLTRSDYLEMGGEYLKEHFASNVYVATPK; this is translated from the exons ATGGGCGAGCCGTTGTACACCTTCAAAGACGAATTTCCAGATCCCGATCTAATCTCCAGTGATTACGAGCAGTTTGAAGACACGAAAGTACCCATAGTTATCGACAATG GTTCTTTCCACTGTCGTGCTGGTTGGGCATCAGAGTCCAGCCCGAGATTAATTTTTAGGAATCTCTCTGCAAAGTCTAAAGGGAAGAGG GATTTGGAGTTGTCTTCAGTTGGAAATAATATTGGAAATTTGGAAACTGTTCGCTGGGCACTTAGAACTCAGTTTGATCGTAATGTGGTGACACACTTTGAAGCGCAG GAGCTGGTGTTTGACTACATATTTTCTCATTTGGGAATCTACACATCTGGTCATGTTGACCATCCAATTGTCATAACTGAACCAGTCTGCAACCCAAATTACTGCAGGAATT TGATGTCTGAATTGCTGTTTGAATGTTATCATGTACCAAGTGTGGCTTATGGAATTGATGGTCTGTTTAGTCTCTACTATAATCAGTCGCAGTCAA GaaatgcattagtaattaattcAGGATTTCAATCCACTCACATTTTACCTGTGCTGAATGGAAAACTCTATGCAAGTCAGGCAAAACG GATTAATGTGGGTGGAAATCATGTTATCAGCTTTATGCAACGGTTATTGCAGCTAAAGCACCCAGCTCATTTGCAGGCTGTGACTCTTAGCAGAGCCCAAGAGCTAGTCCATGACTTCACATACATGGCTGTTGATTTTATGGCTGAGCTGAATGAATGGAAAGGTGGAGCTGTGCCAGATGGCAAGCTTATCAAGATTCAATTGCCTTATACTGAA CTTCCATTAATGGATCCTGAAGAATTGGCacagaaagaagagagagagcAAGAGCGACGTCAGACACAAGCACAAAGACTCCGAGAAATGACATCTAGGAAACGATTAGAAAAA CTGAGTGAGCTAGAACAGCAGTTGGAGTATTGGATGTCTGTCCAGGCAATGGAGGACGAGAACCTTGATGAGTTTTAT GTTGTACTTGGTCAACTTGAGTTTGAATCTTCAAAA GACTTGCAGAGCGCAATAGATCGGCACAGAGCATCTATTGAAAAGATACAGATGGCAATTGCAGCCAGCGAAGCTCGATATGAGCAAGAG AATGAAGAACCAACGACAAAAAGATTGAAAGACGATACTTCAGATGAG CCAGGTCCTGTAAGTGAGCAATGGCTAAAGAGCATTCGTGCAAGAAGACAA AGTTTGATAGAATCAAGACAACAACGCCAGCAGAGGAGACAGCAGCTGGCTAATCGAAGAAGTCATGCTTCAAAGGAGAGGATGAGACTAATAGCAGAGCTCGCACATGATGATCAAA CTATAGGAGCTGTCTCAGGACGAGGTAAAGAAAGGCAGAGACATGACACATTTGGACAGAATGATGATGACTGGCATGTCTACCGTACAATT AATAAAGAAGCTGATGACTCTGATGATGAAAAGGAAGAGTCTGAACTGCAACAACTTGAGCAGCTTTTACGTCAGCATGACACTCAATTTACAAC AGTTGAGCCAGAGTTAACCCATCGACCATCGATCGATACTGCTGGTTTTTATCAGCTACATCTTGGAATTGAACGATTCCG GACTCCTGAAGTTGTCTATCAACCATCACTAATTGGCATAGACCAATCAGGCATTACAGAGACAACACAGTTTGTTCTGAAACACTTTACTTCAGAAGAACAGCAGCTTCTAGTGGAG AATGTGTTTGTCACTGGAGGAAATTCAATGGCTCTCAACTTTAAAGAACGCCTTGAAACAGAACTCCTGGCGATCAGGCCATTTCTATCAAAATTCAAAGTTACTTTAAGCA AAGATCCTGTGTTGGATGCGTGGCTGGGAGCCAGTCGTTGGGCACGTAACGCAGAGAACTTTGTGGCTGCTTTCTTGACGAGATCAGATTATTTAGAGATGGGTGGCGAGTACTTGAAAGAACATTTTGCATCAAATGTCTATGTGGCTACTCCAAAATAG